GTCAGCTTCTATATCAGAGAGAGAAGGATCAATCTGAAGAGAATGACTGAACCTGGAGGGATGCCCAGTTCACATTCTGCAGCCATAGTTGCTCTGTGTACTGTGGTCGGGTTTGAAAATGGGATTAATTCGACGGTGTTTGCAGTCACTTTTCTTTTGAGTCTGGTTATAATGTATGAGGCTGCCGGTGTACGGCGAGCGGCAGGGGAACAGGCGGAAGTGCTCAACAGGATTGTTGATGAGTTCTTTAGAGACAGGAAAGTATCAGAGGGGAAGGTCAAGCAGTTGCTGGGGCATACGCCTTTTGAGGTTCTGGCAGGGGCCGCAATCGGTTTTATTGCGGGATTCCTGTTCGGGAGATAGGGAGAAGTTTTGTCCATTCTTGAAAAGATAGAGTCGCCAGCAGACCTGCGCGAATTGAAGATGGGCGACTTGAAGAAGCTGGCAGGAGAAATCCGTGCCGAAATCATTGACATAGTGAGCAGAAATGGCGGCCACCTCGCGCCGAATCTTGGTGTTGTCGAATTGACCCTCGCTCTCCATTATGTGTTCGACGCACCCCGGGACAAGCTCATCTGGGATGTTGGGCACCAATCGTACACTCACAAGATTGTCACGGGAAGAAGAGAGCAGTTTCACACCTTGAGGACCCTGAACGGCATAAGCGGTTTTCCCAGAAGAGATGAGAGTCACTTCGACGTTTTCGGCACCGGCCATTCTTCGACCTCCATATCCGCATCGCTCGGTCTTGCTGCTGCCAGAGACCTTAAGGGAGAAGATTTCAGAGTGATTGCTGTCATAGGAGACGGCGCTCTCACTGCAGGAATGGCCTTTGAGGGCTTAAATCAGGCGGGTCATCTGAAGAAGGATTTGGTTGTTATACTGAACGATAACGAGATGTCGATCTCTGAAAATGTGGGAGCACTCTCTGAATACCTTACGAGGATAACCATGTATCCCATATACAACAGGATTAAGGATGATGTGTGGGAGCTTTTGGGTAAGCTGCCAAAGGGGTTGAGTTCAAGGGCAAGGGATGCCGCAAGGAGGATAGCTGAAGGTCTTAAGAACCTGGCTGTCCCTTCGATACTGTTCGAAGAACTGGGGTTCAGATATGTTGGTCCTCTGGATGGACACAACATGGAGGAACTAATAACCACGCTCAACTCAGTCAAAAGGCTCAAAGGGCCAATACTGGTGCATGTCCTGACCCAGAAAGGGAGAGGTTATTCCTATGCCGAGGAGAATCCAACAAGATTCCACGGTCTGGGCTCTTTCGATGTTGAGACCGGCCTTTCCAAGCCTTCCGATGCCCCCCCTGACTACACAGATGTGTTTGGCAGAACACTTGTAAAACTCGGAATGAAGGACAAAAGAGTTGTGGCAATAACTGGTGGGATGAGGGAAGGGACCGGCTTGCGCTATTTCGCGGACAGGATACCTGACAGGTTTTTTGATGTGGGCATTGCAGAGCAGCATGCTGTCACATTCGCCTGCAGCATGGCCCTTGCGGGTCTCAGACCTGTCGCTGCCATATACTCCACATTCCTCCAGAGGGCGTTTGACCAGGTGCTGCACGATGTCTGCCTGCAGAACTCTCCCGTTGTGTTCTGCATGGACAGGAGTGGTATTGTGGGCGAAGACGGACCCACGCATCACGGCACCTTTGACCTCTCCTACCTGAGGCTGATACCGAATATGATCATAATGGCGCCCAAAGACGAGAACGAGCTGAGGAACATGCTTTTGACTGGAATATCGTACACAAAAGGTCCTGTTGCCATAAGATATCCGAAAGGTGCCGGCGTTGGGGTCAGACTGGAGAAGGAGATAAAGGTGCTCCCCATGGGCAAGGCTGAAACCTTGAAGAAGGGTAAGGATGTCGCCATCCTGGCCATCGGCTCGATGGTTTACCCCTGCCTTGAGGCTGCAAAACTTCTGAAGTTGGCGAAAATAGACGCAGCTGTTATCAATGCACGGTTTGCTCAGCCGATTGATGAGGCTCTGGTCAAGACTGTGGCCAAGAAAACAGGCAAGATCGTCACTGTTGAGGAGAATGTGCTCAGGGGAGGTTTTGGTTCAGGCGTAATTGAAATCCTGGAGGACCTGGATTTAAGCGACGTGAGAGTTCTCCGCTTGGGGCTTCCCAATCAGTTCGTGGAGCACGGATCACGAGACAAGCTGCTGGACATCTGCAGCCTGACCGCACAAAAGATTGCAGACAGGATTGCGAATCACTTCTTCTCCCAAAAAGGCAAACGTAAGAGAAAAACGAAAGCCTGAGAGAGTCTGGAAAAAGTGAAAGTTGGCGTCATAGGCGTGGGCTATCTGGGTAAACACCACGCTCGAATCTATTCTGAGATTGAGCGCGCACAACTTGTTGGAGTGAGTGACATAGACGAGGGGCGCGGAAAAGAGATTGCCTCCACCTACGGTACTCAATTCTTTTCAGAGCCTGCAGACCTTCTCGAAAGAGTGGATGCTGCAAGCATAGCAGTGCCTTCCAAGCACCACTATACTCTGGCAAAAGAAGCACTTTCAAAGAGGGTTCACACTCTCGTGGAGAAACCGATAGCCTGTAGTGTAGAGGAGGCCAGTTCTCTTGTTGAGCTTGCCAGGAAGAATGGGACAAGGCTCTATGTCGGTCACACGGAGAGATTCAGTCCACCAATCGTGGCGCTGAGAGAGAGGATAAGCTGTCCCCTTTTCATAGAGTGCCACAGGCTTGCAAGTTTCAGGCAGAGAGGAACTGATATCGCCGTGGTCCTCGATCTGATGATTCATGACATAGACATGGTTCTCTGGTTGGTCAGGTCTCCACTGGAGAAGGTTGATGCTGTGGGCATACCTGTACTCACTGAGCATGAGGACATAGCAAATGCTCGAATGGAGTTTGCCAGCGGCTGCATTGCTAATCTAACTGCCAGCCGTGTTTCAAAGGGAAATCTGAGAAAGATCAGAATATTTCAGAAGAATGAGTACATTTC
This sequence is a window from candidate division TA06 bacterium. Protein-coding genes within it:
- the dxs gene encoding 1-deoxy-D-xylulose-5-phosphate synthase, with the translated sequence MSILEKIESPADLRELKMGDLKKLAGEIRAEIIDIVSRNGGHLAPNLGVVELTLALHYVFDAPRDKLIWDVGHQSYTHKIVTGRREQFHTLRTLNGISGFPRRDESHFDVFGTGHSSTSISASLGLAAARDLKGEDFRVIAVIGDGALTAGMAFEGLNQAGHLKKDLVVILNDNEMSISENVGALSEYLTRITMYPIYNRIKDDVWELLGKLPKGLSSRARDAARRIAEGLKNLAVPSILFEELGFRYVGPLDGHNMEELITTLNSVKRLKGPILVHVLTQKGRGYSYAEENPTRFHGLGSFDVETGLSKPSDAPPDYTDVFGRTLVKLGMKDKRVVAITGGMREGTGLRYFADRIPDRFFDVGIAEQHAVTFACSMALAGLRPVAAIYSTFLQRAFDQVLHDVCLQNSPVVFCMDRSGIVGEDGPTHHGTFDLSYLRLIPNMIIMAPKDENELRNMLLTGISYTKGPVAIRYPKGAGVGVRLEKEIKVLPMGKAETLKKGKDVAILAIGSMVYPCLEAAKLLKLAKIDAAVINARFAQPIDEALVKTVAKKTGKIVTVEENVLRGGFGSGVIEILEDLDLSDVRVLRLGLPNQFVEHGSRDKLLDICSLTAQKIADRIANHFFSQKGKRKRKTKA
- a CDS encoding Gfo/Idh/MocA family oxidoreductase, encoding MEKVKVGVIGVGYLGKHHARIYSEIERAQLVGVSDIDEGRGKEIASTYGTQFFSEPADLLERVDAASIAVPSKHHYTLAKEALSKRVHTLVEKPIACSVEEASSLVELARKNGTRLYVGHTERFSPPIVALRERISCPLFIECHRLASFRQRGTDIAVVLDLMIHDIDMVLWLVRSPLEKVDAVGIPVLTEHEDIANARMEFASGCIANLTASRVSKGNLRKIRIFQKNEYISINSPGKSVEIYTRLLGEDGRPQVRREEVEVGGDEPLRAELEAFLEEIGEQEKTNLATGEEGRDALVVAFKILQLIRERRARIGIE
- a CDS encoding divergent PAP2 family protein, which produces MLAFYDQYRAIILPIVCGLVAQLSKVVSFYIRERRINLKRMTEPGGMPSSHSAAIVALCTVVGFENGINSTVFAVTFLLSLVIMYEAAGVRRAAGEQAEVLNRIVDEFFRDRKVSEGKVKQLLGHTPFEVLAGAAIGFIAGFLFGR